In Gadus chalcogrammus isolate NIFS_2021 chromosome 1, NIFS_Gcha_1.0, whole genome shotgun sequence, one DNA window encodes the following:
- the ccnt1 gene encoding cyclin-T1 isoform X2, with the protein MAASFPSPPASNNNKWYFTRQQIENSPSRRAGLDCDKELSYRQQAANLLQDMGQRLNVSQLTINTAIVYMHRFYMVQSFTRFHRNVIAPATLFLAAKVEEQPRKLEHVIKVTHACLNPQDPSPDVRSDAYLQQAQDLVILESIILQTLAFEITIDHPHTHVVKCTQLVRASKDLAQTSYFMATNSLHLTTFCLQYSPPIVACVCIHLACKWSNWEIPVSTDSKHWWEYVEPTVTLELLDELTNEFLQILEKTPSRLKRIRNWKAGGQTAKGKSKAQDDGDPTDAMMSMISMASSETTLAGLMSLSGPSSSLGDGVEMGSAQHWHPDMKPGSEEPPQTNHEVHAPAKVSLSEYRAKNADVLAAQKRKLENMEASVKRDYANAAQALIGQQQHPRKDKQQQQQQQQQHHQQQPSSHSSSSSSSDVNNPSPIILKIPLEKDRHERSSLKMRLPLGGAAGGGHGGSSGRSQDPDIKVRIRMPEKQRGSSGEEGKSRDKHRERSNHHHHHHHHHHHSSSGSAPLSSTSSHKHSSSAGAAVGGGSKKIPSDSSRLSSSSASRKRTHPQDPPAPHPAPKMSKSSRNAYQLAALSSTSAHALGHAPDSLTPLGLAHPQGSYPHSKGDKADTNGHGAATGGQSNEYQDTFEMLNSLLSAQGVQPAQPPLFDYRPQYGDFRYAANSRGNSARPPPLPSEPPPPLPPLPK; encoded by the exons ATGGCGGCTTCGTTTCCATCTCCTCCTGCAAGCAACAATAACAAATGGTACTTCACCCGGCAACAGATCGAAAACAGCCCCTCTCGGCGAGCAGGCCTGGACTGTGACAAGGAGCTGTCCTACAGACAACAGGCCGCGAACCTTCTGCAGGACATGGGACAGAGGCTCAACGT CTCACAGCTTACTATAAATACTGCCATTGTGTACATGCACCGATTCTACATGGTGCAGTCTTTCACCAGATTTCACAGAAAT GTCATAGCTCCAGCCACACTGTTCCTGGCTGCCAAGGTGGAAGAGCAGCCCCGAAAATTGGAGCATGTTATCAAGGTGACGCATGCCTGCCTGAACCCCCAGGATCCATCACCAGACGTACGCAGTGAC GCTTACCTGCAACAAGCCCAAGACCTGGTCATTCTGGAGAGCATTATACTCCAGACCTTGG CTTTTGAGATCACCATTGATCACCCTCATACGCACGTTGTCAAGTGTACTCAGCTCGTTAGAG CGAGTAAGGACCTTGCCCAGACCTCCTACTTTATGGCCACTAACAG TCTGCACCTGACCACCTTCTGCCTGCAGTACAGCCCGCCCATCGTCGCCTGCGTGTGCATCCATCTGGCCTGCAAATGGTCCAACTGGGAGATCCCAGTCTCCACAGACAGCAAGCACTGGTGGGAGTACGTGGAGCCCACTGTGACGCTGGAGCTGCTGGACG aactgacaaATGAGTTTCTGCAGATCTTGGAAAAGACGCCCAGCCGATTAAAACGGATTCGTAACTGGAAA GCCGGGGGTCAGACGGCAAAAGGAAAGTCTAAAGCCCAGGACGATGGGGACCCCACGGACGCCATGATGAGCATGATCTCCATGGCCTCCTCTGAGACCACCCTGGCCGGGCTCATGAGCCTCTcgggcccctcctcctccctcggaGACGGTGTGGAGATGGGCAGTGCCCAGCACTGGCACCCCGACATGAAGCCCGGCTCCGAGGAGCCGCCGCAGACCAACCACGAGGTGCACGCCCCGGCCAAGGTGTCGCTCAGCGAGTACCGCGCCAAGAACGCCGACGTGCTGGCTGCCCAAAAGAGGAAGCTTGAGAACATGGAGGCCAGCGTGAAGCGGGACTATGCCAACGCGGCCCAAGCCCTCATTGGTCAGCAGCAGCATCCCAGGAAagacaagcagcagcagcagcagcagcagcagcagcaccatcaACAGCAGCCCAGCTCTCACTcaagctcctcttcctcctctgatgTAAATAACCCTTCGCCCATCATCCTCAAAATCCCCCTTGAGAAGGACCGGCACGAGCGCAGCTCCCTGAAGATGAGGCTGCCCCTGGGtggggcggcgggcggcgggcaCGGCGGCAGCAGCGGCCGCAGTCAGGACCCGGACATTAAAGTGAGGATCCGGATGccggagaaacagagagggagttcaggggaggaggggaagagccGGGACAAGCACAGGGAACGCTCaaatcaccaccatcaccaccaccaccaccaccaccattccTCCTCTGGCAGTGCCCCGCTCTCCTCCACGTCCTCCCACAAACACTCCTCCAGCGCCGGGGCCGCCGTGGGCGGCGGCAGCAAAAAGATCCCCAGCGACTCGTCCCGGCTGAGCTCGTCCTCGGCCTCTCGGAAGAGGACTCACCCCCAGGATCCCCCAGCGCCGCACCCCGCCCCTAAGATGAGCAAGTCCTCACGCAACGCCTACCAGCTGGCGGCGCTGTCTTCCACCTCGGCCCACGCTCTGGGGCACGCTCCCGACAGCCTGACGCCCCTGGGCCTGGCCCACCCCCAGGGCAGCTACCCCCACAGCAAGGGAGACAAGGCGGACACAAACGGACACGGCGCCGCCACCGGGGGCCAGTCGAACGAGTACCAGGACACCTTTGAGATGCTGAACTCCCTGCTGAGTGCTCAGGGTGTCCAGCCGGCGCAGCCGCCCCTGTTTGACTACCGGCCCCAGTACGGGGACTTTCGCTACGCGGCTAACTCCAGGGGCAACAGCGCCCGGCCGCCGCCCCTTCCTTCAGAaccgcccccccctctgccgccGCTGCCCAAATAA
- the ccnt1 gene encoding cyclin-T1 isoform X1: MAASFPSPPASNNNKWYFTRQQIENSPSRRAGLDCDKELSYRQQAANLLQDMGQRLNVSQLTINTAIVYMHRFYMVQSFTRFHRNVIAPATLFLAAKVEEQPRKLEHVIKVTHACLNPQDPSPDVRSDAYLQQAQDLVILESIILQTLAFEITIDHPHTHVVKCTQLVRACLSGFIIPASKDLAQTSYFMATNSLHLTTFCLQYSPPIVACVCIHLACKWSNWEIPVSTDSKHWWEYVEPTVTLELLDELTNEFLQILEKTPSRLKRIRNWKAGGQTAKGKSKAQDDGDPTDAMMSMISMASSETTLAGLMSLSGPSSSLGDGVEMGSAQHWHPDMKPGSEEPPQTNHEVHAPAKVSLSEYRAKNADVLAAQKRKLENMEASVKRDYANAAQALIGQQQHPRKDKQQQQQQQQQHHQQQPSSHSSSSSSSDVNNPSPIILKIPLEKDRHERSSLKMRLPLGGAAGGGHGGSSGRSQDPDIKVRIRMPEKQRGSSGEEGKSRDKHRERSNHHHHHHHHHHHSSSGSAPLSSTSSHKHSSSAGAAVGGGSKKIPSDSSRLSSSSASRKRTHPQDPPAPHPAPKMSKSSRNAYQLAALSSTSAHALGHAPDSLTPLGLAHPQGSYPHSKGDKADTNGHGAATGGQSNEYQDTFEMLNSLLSAQGVQPAQPPLFDYRPQYGDFRYAANSRGNSARPPPLPSEPPPPLPPLPK, encoded by the exons ATGGCGGCTTCGTTTCCATCTCCTCCTGCAAGCAACAATAACAAATGGTACTTCACCCGGCAACAGATCGAAAACAGCCCCTCTCGGCGAGCAGGCCTGGACTGTGACAAGGAGCTGTCCTACAGACAACAGGCCGCGAACCTTCTGCAGGACATGGGACAGAGGCTCAACGT CTCACAGCTTACTATAAATACTGCCATTGTGTACATGCACCGATTCTACATGGTGCAGTCTTTCACCAGATTTCACAGAAAT GTCATAGCTCCAGCCACACTGTTCCTGGCTGCCAAGGTGGAAGAGCAGCCCCGAAAATTGGAGCATGTTATCAAGGTGACGCATGCCTGCCTGAACCCCCAGGATCCATCACCAGACGTACGCAGTGAC GCTTACCTGCAACAAGCCCAAGACCTGGTCATTCTGGAGAGCATTATACTCCAGACCTTGG CTTTTGAGATCACCATTGATCACCCTCATACGCACGTTGTCAAGTGTACTCAGCTCGTTAGAG CATGCCTCTCTGGTTTTATCATTCCAGCGAGTAAGGACCTTGCCCAGACCTCCTACTTTATGGCCACTAACAG TCTGCACCTGACCACCTTCTGCCTGCAGTACAGCCCGCCCATCGTCGCCTGCGTGTGCATCCATCTGGCCTGCAAATGGTCCAACTGGGAGATCCCAGTCTCCACAGACAGCAAGCACTGGTGGGAGTACGTGGAGCCCACTGTGACGCTGGAGCTGCTGGACG aactgacaaATGAGTTTCTGCAGATCTTGGAAAAGACGCCCAGCCGATTAAAACGGATTCGTAACTGGAAA GCCGGGGGTCAGACGGCAAAAGGAAAGTCTAAAGCCCAGGACGATGGGGACCCCACGGACGCCATGATGAGCATGATCTCCATGGCCTCCTCTGAGACCACCCTGGCCGGGCTCATGAGCCTCTcgggcccctcctcctccctcggaGACGGTGTGGAGATGGGCAGTGCCCAGCACTGGCACCCCGACATGAAGCCCGGCTCCGAGGAGCCGCCGCAGACCAACCACGAGGTGCACGCCCCGGCCAAGGTGTCGCTCAGCGAGTACCGCGCCAAGAACGCCGACGTGCTGGCTGCCCAAAAGAGGAAGCTTGAGAACATGGAGGCCAGCGTGAAGCGGGACTATGCCAACGCGGCCCAAGCCCTCATTGGTCAGCAGCAGCATCCCAGGAAagacaagcagcagcagcagcagcagcagcagcagcaccatcaACAGCAGCCCAGCTCTCACTcaagctcctcttcctcctctgatgTAAATAACCCTTCGCCCATCATCCTCAAAATCCCCCTTGAGAAGGACCGGCACGAGCGCAGCTCCCTGAAGATGAGGCTGCCCCTGGGtggggcggcgggcggcgggcaCGGCGGCAGCAGCGGCCGCAGTCAGGACCCGGACATTAAAGTGAGGATCCGGATGccggagaaacagagagggagttcaggggaggaggggaagagccGGGACAAGCACAGGGAACGCTCaaatcaccaccatcaccaccaccaccaccaccaccattccTCCTCTGGCAGTGCCCCGCTCTCCTCCACGTCCTCCCACAAACACTCCTCCAGCGCCGGGGCCGCCGTGGGCGGCGGCAGCAAAAAGATCCCCAGCGACTCGTCCCGGCTGAGCTCGTCCTCGGCCTCTCGGAAGAGGACTCACCCCCAGGATCCCCCAGCGCCGCACCCCGCCCCTAAGATGAGCAAGTCCTCACGCAACGCCTACCAGCTGGCGGCGCTGTCTTCCACCTCGGCCCACGCTCTGGGGCACGCTCCCGACAGCCTGACGCCCCTGGGCCTGGCCCACCCCCAGGGCAGCTACCCCCACAGCAAGGGAGACAAGGCGGACACAAACGGACACGGCGCCGCCACCGGGGGCCAGTCGAACGAGTACCAGGACACCTTTGAGATGCTGAACTCCCTGCTGAGTGCTCAGGGTGTCCAGCCGGCGCAGCCGCCCCTGTTTGACTACCGGCCCCAGTACGGGGACTTTCGCTACGCGGCTAACTCCAGGGGCAACAGCGCCCGGCCGCCGCCCCTTCCTTCAGAaccgcccccccctctgccgccGCTGCCCAAATAA
- the ccnt1 gene encoding cyclin-T1 isoform X3: MHRFYMVQSFTRFHRNVIAPATLFLAAKVEEQPRKLEHVIKVTHACLNPQDPSPDVRSDAYLQQAQDLVILESIILQTLAFEITIDHPHTHVVKCTQLVRACLSGFIIPASKDLAQTSYFMATNSLHLTTFCLQYSPPIVACVCIHLACKWSNWEIPVSTDSKHWWEYVEPTVTLELLDELTNEFLQILEKTPSRLKRIRNWKAGGQTAKGKSKAQDDGDPTDAMMSMISMASSETTLAGLMSLSGPSSSLGDGVEMGSAQHWHPDMKPGSEEPPQTNHEVHAPAKVSLSEYRAKNADVLAAQKRKLENMEASVKRDYANAAQALIGQQQHPRKDKQQQQQQQQQHHQQQPSSHSSSSSSSDVNNPSPIILKIPLEKDRHERSSLKMRLPLGGAAGGGHGGSSGRSQDPDIKVRIRMPEKQRGSSGEEGKSRDKHRERSNHHHHHHHHHHHSSSGSAPLSSTSSHKHSSSAGAAVGGGSKKIPSDSSRLSSSSASRKRTHPQDPPAPHPAPKMSKSSRNAYQLAALSSTSAHALGHAPDSLTPLGLAHPQGSYPHSKGDKADTNGHGAATGGQSNEYQDTFEMLNSLLSAQGVQPAQPPLFDYRPQYGDFRYAANSRGNSARPPPLPSEPPPPLPPLPK, encoded by the exons ATGCACCGATTCTACATGGTGCAGTCTTTCACCAGATTTCACAGAAAT GTCATAGCTCCAGCCACACTGTTCCTGGCTGCCAAGGTGGAAGAGCAGCCCCGAAAATTGGAGCATGTTATCAAGGTGACGCATGCCTGCCTGAACCCCCAGGATCCATCACCAGACGTACGCAGTGAC GCTTACCTGCAACAAGCCCAAGACCTGGTCATTCTGGAGAGCATTATACTCCAGACCTTGG CTTTTGAGATCACCATTGATCACCCTCATACGCACGTTGTCAAGTGTACTCAGCTCGTTAGAG CATGCCTCTCTGGTTTTATCATTCCAGCGAGTAAGGACCTTGCCCAGACCTCCTACTTTATGGCCACTAACAG TCTGCACCTGACCACCTTCTGCCTGCAGTACAGCCCGCCCATCGTCGCCTGCGTGTGCATCCATCTGGCCTGCAAATGGTCCAACTGGGAGATCCCAGTCTCCACAGACAGCAAGCACTGGTGGGAGTACGTGGAGCCCACTGTGACGCTGGAGCTGCTGGACG aactgacaaATGAGTTTCTGCAGATCTTGGAAAAGACGCCCAGCCGATTAAAACGGATTCGTAACTGGAAA GCCGGGGGTCAGACGGCAAAAGGAAAGTCTAAAGCCCAGGACGATGGGGACCCCACGGACGCCATGATGAGCATGATCTCCATGGCCTCCTCTGAGACCACCCTGGCCGGGCTCATGAGCCTCTcgggcccctcctcctccctcggaGACGGTGTGGAGATGGGCAGTGCCCAGCACTGGCACCCCGACATGAAGCCCGGCTCCGAGGAGCCGCCGCAGACCAACCACGAGGTGCACGCCCCGGCCAAGGTGTCGCTCAGCGAGTACCGCGCCAAGAACGCCGACGTGCTGGCTGCCCAAAAGAGGAAGCTTGAGAACATGGAGGCCAGCGTGAAGCGGGACTATGCCAACGCGGCCCAAGCCCTCATTGGTCAGCAGCAGCATCCCAGGAAagacaagcagcagcagcagcagcagcagcagcagcaccatcaACAGCAGCCCAGCTCTCACTcaagctcctcttcctcctctgatgTAAATAACCCTTCGCCCATCATCCTCAAAATCCCCCTTGAGAAGGACCGGCACGAGCGCAGCTCCCTGAAGATGAGGCTGCCCCTGGGtggggcggcgggcggcgggcaCGGCGGCAGCAGCGGCCGCAGTCAGGACCCGGACATTAAAGTGAGGATCCGGATGccggagaaacagagagggagttcaggggaggaggggaagagccGGGACAAGCACAGGGAACGCTCaaatcaccaccatcaccaccaccaccaccaccaccattccTCCTCTGGCAGTGCCCCGCTCTCCTCCACGTCCTCCCACAAACACTCCTCCAGCGCCGGGGCCGCCGTGGGCGGCGGCAGCAAAAAGATCCCCAGCGACTCGTCCCGGCTGAGCTCGTCCTCGGCCTCTCGGAAGAGGACTCACCCCCAGGATCCCCCAGCGCCGCACCCCGCCCCTAAGATGAGCAAGTCCTCACGCAACGCCTACCAGCTGGCGGCGCTGTCTTCCACCTCGGCCCACGCTCTGGGGCACGCTCCCGACAGCCTGACGCCCCTGGGCCTGGCCCACCCCCAGGGCAGCTACCCCCACAGCAAGGGAGACAAGGCGGACACAAACGGACACGGCGCCGCCACCGGGGGCCAGTCGAACGAGTACCAGGACACCTTTGAGATGCTGAACTCCCTGCTGAGTGCTCAGGGTGTCCAGCCGGCGCAGCCGCCCCTGTTTGACTACCGGCCCCAGTACGGGGACTTTCGCTACGCGGCTAACTCCAGGGGCAACAGCGCCCGGCCGCCGCCCCTTCCTTCAGAaccgcccccccctctgccgccGCTGCCCAAATAA
- the ccnt1 gene encoding cyclin-T1 isoform X4 gives MSACLSGFIIPASKDLAQTSYFMATNSLHLTTFCLQYSPPIVACVCIHLACKWSNWEIPVSTDSKHWWEYVEPTVTLELLDELTNEFLQILEKTPSRLKRIRNWKAGGQTAKGKSKAQDDGDPTDAMMSMISMASSETTLAGLMSLSGPSSSLGDGVEMGSAQHWHPDMKPGSEEPPQTNHEVHAPAKVSLSEYRAKNADVLAAQKRKLENMEASVKRDYANAAQALIGQQQHPRKDKQQQQQQQQQHHQQQPSSHSSSSSSSDVNNPSPIILKIPLEKDRHERSSLKMRLPLGGAAGGGHGGSSGRSQDPDIKVRIRMPEKQRGSSGEEGKSRDKHRERSNHHHHHHHHHHHSSSGSAPLSSTSSHKHSSSAGAAVGGGSKKIPSDSSRLSSSSASRKRTHPQDPPAPHPAPKMSKSSRNAYQLAALSSTSAHALGHAPDSLTPLGLAHPQGSYPHSKGDKADTNGHGAATGGQSNEYQDTFEMLNSLLSAQGVQPAQPPLFDYRPQYGDFRYAANSRGNSARPPPLPSEPPPPLPPLPK, from the exons ATGTCAGCATGCCTCTCTGGTTTTATCATTCCAGCGAGTAAGGACCTTGCCCAGACCTCCTACTTTATGGCCACTAACAG TCTGCACCTGACCACCTTCTGCCTGCAGTACAGCCCGCCCATCGTCGCCTGCGTGTGCATCCATCTGGCCTGCAAATGGTCCAACTGGGAGATCCCAGTCTCCACAGACAGCAAGCACTGGTGGGAGTACGTGGAGCCCACTGTGACGCTGGAGCTGCTGGACG aactgacaaATGAGTTTCTGCAGATCTTGGAAAAGACGCCCAGCCGATTAAAACGGATTCGTAACTGGAAA GCCGGGGGTCAGACGGCAAAAGGAAAGTCTAAAGCCCAGGACGATGGGGACCCCACGGACGCCATGATGAGCATGATCTCCATGGCCTCCTCTGAGACCACCCTGGCCGGGCTCATGAGCCTCTcgggcccctcctcctccctcggaGACGGTGTGGAGATGGGCAGTGCCCAGCACTGGCACCCCGACATGAAGCCCGGCTCCGAGGAGCCGCCGCAGACCAACCACGAGGTGCACGCCCCGGCCAAGGTGTCGCTCAGCGAGTACCGCGCCAAGAACGCCGACGTGCTGGCTGCCCAAAAGAGGAAGCTTGAGAACATGGAGGCCAGCGTGAAGCGGGACTATGCCAACGCGGCCCAAGCCCTCATTGGTCAGCAGCAGCATCCCAGGAAagacaagcagcagcagcagcagcagcagcagcagcaccatcaACAGCAGCCCAGCTCTCACTcaagctcctcttcctcctctgatgTAAATAACCCTTCGCCCATCATCCTCAAAATCCCCCTTGAGAAGGACCGGCACGAGCGCAGCTCCCTGAAGATGAGGCTGCCCCTGGGtggggcggcgggcggcgggcaCGGCGGCAGCAGCGGCCGCAGTCAGGACCCGGACATTAAAGTGAGGATCCGGATGccggagaaacagagagggagttcaggggaggaggggaagagccGGGACAAGCACAGGGAACGCTCaaatcaccaccatcaccaccaccaccaccaccaccattccTCCTCTGGCAGTGCCCCGCTCTCCTCCACGTCCTCCCACAAACACTCCTCCAGCGCCGGGGCCGCCGTGGGCGGCGGCAGCAAAAAGATCCCCAGCGACTCGTCCCGGCTGAGCTCGTCCTCGGCCTCTCGGAAGAGGACTCACCCCCAGGATCCCCCAGCGCCGCACCCCGCCCCTAAGATGAGCAAGTCCTCACGCAACGCCTACCAGCTGGCGGCGCTGTCTTCCACCTCGGCCCACGCTCTGGGGCACGCTCCCGACAGCCTGACGCCCCTGGGCCTGGCCCACCCCCAGGGCAGCTACCCCCACAGCAAGGGAGACAAGGCGGACACAAACGGACACGGCGCCGCCACCGGGGGCCAGTCGAACGAGTACCAGGACACCTTTGAGATGCTGAACTCCCTGCTGAGTGCTCAGGGTGTCCAGCCGGCGCAGCCGCCCCTGTTTGACTACCGGCCCCAGTACGGGGACTTTCGCTACGCGGCTAACTCCAGGGGCAACAGCGCCCGGCCGCCGCCCCTTCCTTCAGAaccgcccccccctctgccgccGCTGCCCAAATAA
- the ccnt1 gene encoding cyclin-T1 isoform X5 → MATNSLHLTTFCLQYSPPIVACVCIHLACKWSNWEIPVSTDSKHWWEYVEPTVTLELLDELTNEFLQILEKTPSRLKRIRNWKAGGQTAKGKSKAQDDGDPTDAMMSMISMASSETTLAGLMSLSGPSSSLGDGVEMGSAQHWHPDMKPGSEEPPQTNHEVHAPAKVSLSEYRAKNADVLAAQKRKLENMEASVKRDYANAAQALIGQQQHPRKDKQQQQQQQQQHHQQQPSSHSSSSSSSDVNNPSPIILKIPLEKDRHERSSLKMRLPLGGAAGGGHGGSSGRSQDPDIKVRIRMPEKQRGSSGEEGKSRDKHRERSNHHHHHHHHHHHSSSGSAPLSSTSSHKHSSSAGAAVGGGSKKIPSDSSRLSSSSASRKRTHPQDPPAPHPAPKMSKSSRNAYQLAALSSTSAHALGHAPDSLTPLGLAHPQGSYPHSKGDKADTNGHGAATGGQSNEYQDTFEMLNSLLSAQGVQPAQPPLFDYRPQYGDFRYAANSRGNSARPPPLPSEPPPPLPPLPK, encoded by the exons ATGGCCACTAACAG TCTGCACCTGACCACCTTCTGCCTGCAGTACAGCCCGCCCATCGTCGCCTGCGTGTGCATCCATCTGGCCTGCAAATGGTCCAACTGGGAGATCCCAGTCTCCACAGACAGCAAGCACTGGTGGGAGTACGTGGAGCCCACTGTGACGCTGGAGCTGCTGGACG aactgacaaATGAGTTTCTGCAGATCTTGGAAAAGACGCCCAGCCGATTAAAACGGATTCGTAACTGGAAA GCCGGGGGTCAGACGGCAAAAGGAAAGTCTAAAGCCCAGGACGATGGGGACCCCACGGACGCCATGATGAGCATGATCTCCATGGCCTCCTCTGAGACCACCCTGGCCGGGCTCATGAGCCTCTcgggcccctcctcctccctcggaGACGGTGTGGAGATGGGCAGTGCCCAGCACTGGCACCCCGACATGAAGCCCGGCTCCGAGGAGCCGCCGCAGACCAACCACGAGGTGCACGCCCCGGCCAAGGTGTCGCTCAGCGAGTACCGCGCCAAGAACGCCGACGTGCTGGCTGCCCAAAAGAGGAAGCTTGAGAACATGGAGGCCAGCGTGAAGCGGGACTATGCCAACGCGGCCCAAGCCCTCATTGGTCAGCAGCAGCATCCCAGGAAagacaagcagcagcagcagcagcagcagcagcagcaccatcaACAGCAGCCCAGCTCTCACTcaagctcctcttcctcctctgatgTAAATAACCCTTCGCCCATCATCCTCAAAATCCCCCTTGAGAAGGACCGGCACGAGCGCAGCTCCCTGAAGATGAGGCTGCCCCTGGGtggggcggcgggcggcgggcaCGGCGGCAGCAGCGGCCGCAGTCAGGACCCGGACATTAAAGTGAGGATCCGGATGccggagaaacagagagggagttcaggggaggaggggaagagccGGGACAAGCACAGGGAACGCTCaaatcaccaccatcaccaccaccaccaccaccaccattccTCCTCTGGCAGTGCCCCGCTCTCCTCCACGTCCTCCCACAAACACTCCTCCAGCGCCGGGGCCGCCGTGGGCGGCGGCAGCAAAAAGATCCCCAGCGACTCGTCCCGGCTGAGCTCGTCCTCGGCCTCTCGGAAGAGGACTCACCCCCAGGATCCCCCAGCGCCGCACCCCGCCCCTAAGATGAGCAAGTCCTCACGCAACGCCTACCAGCTGGCGGCGCTGTCTTCCACCTCGGCCCACGCTCTGGGGCACGCTCCCGACAGCCTGACGCCCCTGGGCCTGGCCCACCCCCAGGGCAGCTACCCCCACAGCAAGGGAGACAAGGCGGACACAAACGGACACGGCGCCGCCACCGGGGGCCAGTCGAACGAGTACCAGGACACCTTTGAGATGCTGAACTCCCTGCTGAGTGCTCAGGGTGTCCAGCCGGCGCAGCCGCCCCTGTTTGACTACCGGCCCCAGTACGGGGACTTTCGCTACGCGGCTAACTCCAGGGGCAACAGCGCCCGGCCGCCGCCCCTTCCTTCAGAaccgcccccccctctgccgccGCTGCCCAAATAA